The following proteins come from a genomic window of Nocardiopsis sp. YSL2:
- a CDS encoding helix-turn-helix transcriptional regulator, with protein sequence MDRMTMSPTVAQWQLANDLRKLRRDRKLAEVARAIRVNASTVSRWETPGVEGVIPGPGSLERLLEYYGLEPEVIQRFLHMRKEARSSGWWQSSGIAEDYGTYIGLESAARRIRTYEPVLVPGLMQTEGYVRALFKGTMPSASPEVVNAGVEVRMNRQKARQANRSHLWAIVSEAAIRTTVGGPKLMAEQIRHLIQVSEQPNVTLQVLPFEAGAHAALEIGKFTLLTLDELTVLVTITDNTSLFWDDQAALDRHTEVFERLLADAWRPTQTIDFLDRTAKALEKE encoded by the coding sequence ATGGACCGCATGACAATGAGCCCAACTGTCGCGCAATGGCAGCTTGCGAACGATCTGCGCAAATTGCGTAGAGATCGGAAGCTTGCTGAGGTGGCCAGAGCCATCAGGGTGAACGCCTCGACGGTGTCTCGTTGGGAGACACCCGGAGTCGAAGGGGTGATCCCAGGGCCAGGAAGCCTGGAACGTCTGCTGGAGTACTACGGCCTCGAACCCGAGGTGATCCAGCGCTTCCTCCACATGCGTAAGGAAGCCAGGTCGTCCGGCTGGTGGCAGTCCAGCGGCATCGCGGAGGACTACGGGACGTACATCGGCCTGGAGAGCGCGGCACGGCGCATCCGAACCTACGAGCCTGTCCTGGTTCCCGGCCTCATGCAGACTGAGGGCTACGTACGCGCCCTGTTCAAAGGCACAATGCCGAGCGCTTCCCCGGAAGTGGTCAATGCCGGAGTCGAGGTTCGCATGAACCGGCAGAAGGCACGGCAGGCCAACAGGTCGCACTTGTGGGCAATCGTCAGCGAAGCCGCGATCCGAACGACAGTCGGAGGCCCTAAGCTGATGGCCGAGCAGATTCGGCATCTCATCCAGGTCTCGGAACAGCCGAACGTGACCCTCCAGGTACTCCCCTTCGAGGCTGGCGCCCATGCCGCCCTGGAGATCGGCAAGTTCACGCTTCTCACCCTGGACGAGTTGACGGTGCTCGTGACCATCACCGACAACACGAGTCTCTTCTGGGACGATCAGGCAGCTTTGGACCGGCACACGGAGGTCTTCGAGCGATTGCTAGCCGACGCCTGGCGCCCAACGCAGACGATCGACTTCCTTGACCGTACAGCCAAGGCTCTGGAGAAGGAGTAA
- a CDS encoding DUF397 domain-containing protein has product MQPRTPHWFKSSYSGTSSDCVEAAHIPTEPWHTASYSAERGACVEVAEGPITGVRDTKHRDLGALFFHGNEWQAFLNVAKGDLH; this is encoded by the coding sequence ATGCAGCCGCGCACCCCGCACTGGTTCAAATCCAGCTACAGCGGGACATCGTCTGACTGCGTAGAGGCCGCCCATATCCCCACGGAACCGTGGCACACCGCCAGCTACAGCGCCGAGCGCGGCGCATGCGTGGAGGTCGCCGAGGGGCCGATCACTGGAGTCCGGGACACCAAACATCGCGACCTGGGCGCACTCTTCTTCCATGGGAACGAGTGGCAGGCGTTCCTGAACGTCGCCAAGGGTGACCTGCACTAA
- a CDS encoding DNA methyltransferase: MSAIAKNQVFTAVHTVGGLLPADMLVRIAEGKDVPGSKPADYGVVGSRSVSDDAERHWEFLKSVWKDLRKQLPAEKDGTPAGDPTGLALSQWVMPLFDELGFGRLGEVGSGRIVADDDPEKVFPLSHRWHHVPIHVPSWGTELDKRPGGAGTVPPQSLVQEALNRTSAHLWAVVTNGRQLRLLRDSSALATASYIEFDLEAIFDGELFSEFVLLYRLLNASRFEVKEDEPPAACWLEKWRTEAITSGTRALDQLRKGVQEAITILGTGFLKHPANSRLRENLDTKDLHAALLRMVYRLLFLFVAEDREALHPPQASEQAKERYAKYFSSERLRRHARRRRGTAHGDQYRALKIVLDALGDVKGRPELALPGLGGLFTDTEVDAPLRDLELSNEALLSAVRHLAQVRDPASKRWRSVDYRNLDAEELGSVYESLLELVPRHSAAERTFELVEIAGNDRKTTGSYYTPSSLIETLLDSSLDPVIDDAIKRGSIEAGAAGQADESEKIVAELLKLTVCDPACGSGHFLVAAARRIAKKVAAVREGNPEPTVDAVRHALHEVVAHCIYGVDLNPMAVELAKVSLWLEALEPGKPLNFLDAHVKHGNALIGATPKLLKGGIPDEAFKPIEGDDKKYARFLARTNKEERGGQIGLFDIADDAVKVDNTAFGRKLRQITGVRADSLEQVRHQEDAYREWASSEDYVRDKRVADAWCAAFVWRKTHDAPRAVTQEVFRNLSNAEQGNGAPYTTVEEIERLRDQHRFFHWHLEFPDVFAASGKGDTEVANGWSGGFSCVLGNPPWERIKLQEQEYFAQRDEEIAKAKNASVRKKLIEELRDDEEKAALYWQFAAAKRLAEGESHFLRVSGKFPLAGRGDINTYALFAETATLLNERQGFFGLVLPTGIATDATTAPFFSSLVRSGRLASFLDFENEAFLLSRAVHHSVRFCLLVATGPGTRVDAAEFAFSTRYMEDLPARRFAMPPEEIMLVNPNTGTLPVFRSRRDAEITLSVYRRVPVLIREGDPEGNPWGLSFMRMFDMANDSHLFKSAEELKAEGWELKGNVFLREGKRMLPLQEAKMLHHYDHRLGTYEGQTEQQANMGTLPRVTPEQHDDPSYVAMPRYWVPEFDVPTGKKDSKGNPTYYPGVQSRLAEKEWDRGWLLGWRDIARSTDERTMIGSFFPRYASGHTSPILLPASSGRGVYLQACFSSLVFDYVVRQKMAGTHLTYGYIYQLPVPRPGVFAVGLRDWVAGRVLELVYTAYDLRPFAQDLEDEGAPFRWDGERRAVMRAELDALFFHLYGINRDDVDYIMETFPIVKRKDEAKFGAYRTKDLILEIYDRMAEAGVSSDTPPIDGENFTSTLTPPPGHGPRHVPT, from the coding sequence ATGTCCGCCATCGCCAAGAACCAGGTGTTCACCGCCGTGCACACGGTGGGTGGTCTGCTGCCCGCCGACATGCTGGTGCGTATCGCCGAGGGCAAGGACGTGCCCGGCTCCAAGCCCGCCGACTACGGGGTCGTGGGCTCGCGTTCGGTGAGCGACGACGCCGAACGGCACTGGGAGTTCCTCAAGTCGGTCTGGAAGGACCTGCGCAAGCAGCTTCCCGCGGAGAAGGACGGCACCCCTGCCGGAGACCCAACCGGCCTGGCCCTGAGCCAGTGGGTCATGCCGCTCTTCGACGAACTCGGCTTCGGGCGGCTGGGCGAGGTCGGTTCGGGGCGGATCGTCGCCGACGACGACCCGGAGAAGGTCTTCCCGCTCAGCCACCGCTGGCACCACGTGCCGATCCACGTTCCGTCGTGGGGGACCGAGCTGGACAAGCGCCCTGGGGGAGCGGGCACGGTTCCGCCCCAGTCGCTGGTGCAGGAGGCACTCAACCGCACGTCCGCGCACCTGTGGGCCGTGGTCACCAACGGGCGGCAGTTGAGGCTGTTGCGGGACTCCAGTGCGCTGGCGACGGCGTCGTATATCGAATTCGACCTGGAAGCGATCTTCGACGGAGAGCTGTTCAGCGAGTTCGTGCTGCTGTACCGGCTTCTGAACGCCTCCCGCTTCGAGGTCAAAGAGGATGAGCCGCCTGCCGCGTGCTGGCTGGAGAAGTGGCGCACCGAAGCCATCACCTCCGGGACCCGTGCTCTGGACCAGCTACGCAAGGGGGTGCAGGAGGCCATCACCATTCTGGGGACGGGCTTCCTCAAGCACCCGGCCAACAGTCGCTTGCGGGAGAACCTGGATACCAAGGATCTCCACGCGGCTCTGCTGCGCATGGTCTACCGGCTGCTGTTCCTGTTCGTCGCGGAGGACCGCGAGGCCCTGCACCCGCCGCAGGCTTCGGAGCAGGCCAAGGAGCGCTATGCGAAGTACTTCTCCTCGGAGCGGCTGCGTCGCCACGCTCGCCGTAGGCGGGGTACCGCACACGGGGACCAGTACCGGGCGCTGAAGATCGTGCTGGACGCGCTGGGAGATGTGAAGGGTCGCCCCGAACTCGCTCTGCCGGGTCTCGGCGGTCTGTTCACCGACACCGAGGTCGACGCTCCGCTGCGGGACCTGGAGCTGTCCAACGAGGCACTGCTGAGCGCGGTCCGGCACCTGGCTCAGGTGCGGGACCCGGCGTCCAAGCGCTGGCGTTCGGTGGACTACCGGAACCTGGACGCAGAGGAGCTCGGTTCGGTCTACGAGTCGCTGCTGGAGTTGGTGCCCCGGCACAGTGCAGCCGAGCGCACCTTCGAACTGGTGGAGATCGCGGGCAACGACCGCAAGACGACGGGCTCGTACTACACGCCTTCCTCACTGATCGAGACGTTGCTGGACTCCTCACTTGACCCGGTCATCGACGACGCCATCAAGCGGGGATCGATTGAGGCCGGTGCCGCAGGGCAGGCGGACGAGTCCGAGAAGATCGTCGCGGAGTTGCTCAAGCTCACCGTCTGCGACCCGGCCTGCGGGTCCGGGCACTTCCTGGTGGCGGCCGCACGTCGCATCGCCAAGAAGGTCGCGGCAGTGCGCGAGGGAAACCCCGAGCCGACCGTGGACGCGGTTCGCCATGCCCTGCACGAGGTTGTGGCGCACTGCATCTACGGGGTGGACCTCAACCCGATGGCGGTGGAGCTGGCCAAGGTGTCGTTGTGGCTGGAGGCGTTGGAACCGGGTAAGCCGCTCAACTTCCTGGACGCGCACGTCAAGCACGGCAACGCGCTCATCGGCGCGACGCCGAAGCTGCTCAAGGGTGGTATTCCGGACGAGGCGTTCAAGCCGATCGAGGGCGACGACAAGAAGTACGCGCGTTTCCTGGCCAGGACCAACAAGGAGGAGCGCGGCGGCCAGATCGGGTTGTTCGACATCGCCGATGACGCGGTGAAGGTCGACAACACCGCCTTCGGCCGAAAGCTGCGCCAGATCACCGGTGTCAGAGCGGACTCGCTGGAGCAGGTTCGTCATCAGGAGGACGCCTACCGAGAATGGGCCTCTTCCGAGGATTACGTGCGGGACAAGCGAGTGGCGGACGCCTGGTGCGCGGCATTCGTGTGGAGGAAGACACATGACGCGCCACGTGCGGTGACCCAGGAGGTCTTCCGGAATCTGTCCAACGCCGAGCAGGGAAACGGTGCTCCCTACACCACGGTCGAGGAGATCGAGAGGTTGCGCGATCAGCACCGGTTCTTCCACTGGCACCTGGAGTTCCCGGACGTGTTCGCCGCTTCGGGTAAGGGGGACACGGAGGTTGCCAACGGTTGGTCCGGTGGTTTCTCCTGTGTGCTGGGGAATCCGCCGTGGGAGCGGATCAAGCTTCAGGAACAGGAGTACTTCGCCCAACGTGACGAGGAGATCGCCAAGGCCAAGAACGCCTCGGTCCGAAAGAAGCTCATCGAGGAACTGAGGGACGACGAGGAAAAGGCCGCGCTGTACTGGCAGTTTGCGGCGGCCAAGCGGTTGGCCGAGGGAGAGAGCCACTTCCTGCGCGTCAGCGGAAAGTTCCCGTTGGCTGGTAGAGGGGACATCAATACGTACGCCCTCTTCGCCGAGACGGCGACGCTGCTCAACGAACGACAGGGATTCTTCGGGCTGGTTCTGCCCACCGGGATCGCCACCGACGCCACTACAGCGCCCTTCTTCTCGTCCTTGGTGCGGTCGGGTCGGCTCGCTTCGTTTCTGGATTTCGAGAACGAGGCCTTCCTGCTCAGCCGGGCCGTTCACCACAGCGTTCGCTTCTGCCTCTTGGTCGCCACGGGGCCGGGAACGCGGGTGGACGCGGCCGAGTTCGCTTTCAGTACCCGCTACATGGAGGATCTTCCCGCGCGGCGCTTCGCGATGCCGCCCGAGGAGATCATGCTGGTCAACCCGAACACCGGGACCCTGCCGGTGTTCCGTTCCCGAAGGGACGCCGAGATCACACTGAGTGTCTACCGGAGGGTTCCGGTGCTCATCAGAGAGGGAGACCCCGAGGGGAACCCGTGGGGGCTTTCCTTTATGCGGATGTTCGACATGGCCAACGACTCCCATCTCTTCAAGTCAGCGGAAGAGTTGAAAGCGGAGGGGTGGGAATTGAAAGGAAACGTCTTCCTCCGCGAGGGTAAGCGCATGCTGCCGTTGCAGGAAGCGAAGATGCTGCACCACTACGATCACCGTCTGGGGACCTACGAGGGCCAGACCGAGCAGCAGGCCAACATGGGCACCCTCCCCCGGGTGACTCCTGAGCAGCACGACGACCCTTCCTACGTCGCGATGCCCAGATACTGGGTTCCCGAGTTCGATGTCCCGACCGGAAAGAAGGATTCCAAGGGGAACCCGACCTACTATCCGGGAGTCCAGTCCAGGCTGGCAGAGAAAGAGTGGGATCGCGGCTGGCTGCTGGGATGGAGGGATATCGCCAGGTCAACAGATGAGCGAACTATGATTGGGTCTTTCTTTCCGCGATATGCTTCAGGTCATACCAGTCCGATTCTTCTTCCAGCGTCATCTGGCCGAGGTGTATATTTGCAGGCTTGTTTTTCCTCCCTTGTTTTTGACTATGTCGTTCGCCAAAAGATGGCTGGCACTCATCTTACTTACGGCTATATTTATCAGCTTCCAGTTCCTCGGCCTGGGGTTTTTGCTGTGGGCTTGCGGGACTGGGTTGCTGGCCGGGTTCTTGAGTTGGTGTACACCGCATACGATTTGAGGCCGTTCGCGCAGGATTTGGAAGATGAAGGTGCGCCCTTCCGATGGGATGGGGAGCGTCGGGCGGTCATGCGAGCCGAGTTGGATGCGTTGTTCTTCCACCTGTACGGGATCAACCGTGATGACGTGGACTACATCATGGAGACGTTCCCGATCGTGAAGCGGAAGGACGAGGCCAAGTTCGGCGCCTACCGCACCAAGGACCTCATCCTGGAGATCTACGACCGGATGGCGGAGGCAGGTGTCTCGTCAGACACCCCGCCGATTGACGGCGAGAACTTCACGTCCACGCTCACCCCGCCGCCCGGCCACGGTCCTCGCCACGTCCCCACTTGA
- a CDS encoding DEAD/DEAH box helicase: protein MYAPGSLVSARGREWVVLPESAADMLVLRPLGGSDDDVAALFPAFEQVSAATFDPPDPSDLGNAEAAGLLRSALRIGFRSGAGPFRSLAGIAVQPRAYQLVPLLMALRQQTVRMLISDDVGIGKTVEAGLIASELLAQGEAKGLAVLCSPALAEQWQEELRTKFNIDAELVLSSTVSRLERGLDLGQSLFDKHCHVIISTDFIKSTRHRDDFVRHCPDLVVVDEAHTCVAADETASSKQSQLRYELLQKVVKDPRRHLLLVTATPHSGKESAFRNLLGLVEPALATADFDTASGRELLARHFVQRKRADVRQYLTSEQDGLADDSLAEKTAFPSDRQFKDEKYTLAPEYKKLLDDAIAYAGERVEQAGASGGREYRIAWWSAIAMLRTLVSSPRAAAKTLTTRSAAALARSAREADELGAPLARDAVDTDRLEGLDTVPGAKADEEREEHPLTLLAERARALEGPDQDTKLKALVKHLKALLAEGYNPIVFCHYIDTAEYVAEYLSGEFPDGRKARNLLNKGGKDGWKTTVKAVTGTLSPQQRVQRIEEFAEEAAAEAARRAKDGEDAVPPTRRVLVATDCLSEGVNLQHSFDAVVHYDLAWNPTRHDQREGRVDRYGQRRDEVKVVTLYGGDNGIDGKVLEVLIRKYRQIRKDLGIAVSVPDESSAGVTDAIVDWVLMRSRTGEQEALFGTDEVSVRADELDAEWKSAAEREKLSRSKYAQRAIHPQDVAREVTAVREALGAAGEIRSFAESSLRELEAILRPADGGFTADVSGTPAGLRDALAPVLGPAAIDDGVRVPFRDTAAVARGEAALVRTDPVVGALASHVLDAALDPDTHGPRPARRCGVVRTTAVGKATTLLLVRYRFHLTLPSRHGTRQLVAEDARMLAFRGAPERAEWLDPAEAVALLDAEPDANVDVQPAERRIAKLVDGLPHLDEHLVAYGNRLAEELDRSHRRVRQADTSRSREIVRGLKVEAQPNADILGAYVYLPVANPAAPAGGHA, encoded by the coding sequence ATGTACGCCCCCGGTTCCCTGGTCTCCGCCCGGGGCCGCGAATGGGTGGTGCTCCCCGAAAGCGCCGCCGACATGCTCGTGCTGCGCCCCCTGGGAGGCAGCGACGACGACGTGGCCGCCCTCTTCCCCGCCTTCGAGCAGGTGTCCGCGGCCACCTTCGACCCACCCGACCCTTCCGACCTGGGCAACGCCGAGGCCGCCGGGCTGCTGCGCTCGGCTCTGCGCATCGGCTTCCGCTCCGGCGCGGGCCCCTTCCGCTCCCTGGCCGGGATCGCCGTCCAGCCGCGCGCCTACCAGCTCGTCCCCCTGCTCATGGCGCTGCGCCAGCAGACCGTGCGCATGCTCATCAGCGACGACGTCGGTATCGGCAAGACCGTCGAGGCCGGACTCATCGCCTCCGAACTCCTCGCCCAGGGCGAGGCCAAGGGCTTGGCGGTCCTGTGCTCCCCGGCCCTGGCCGAGCAGTGGCAGGAGGAGTTGCGCACCAAGTTCAACATCGACGCCGAACTCGTGCTCTCCTCCACCGTCTCCCGCCTGGAGCGCGGCCTGGACCTGGGCCAGTCCCTGTTCGACAAGCACTGCCACGTCATCATCTCCACCGACTTCATCAAGTCCACCCGGCACCGCGACGACTTCGTCCGCCACTGCCCGGACCTGGTGGTCGTCGATGAGGCGCACACCTGTGTGGCCGCCGACGAGACCGCCTCCTCCAAGCAGAGCCAGTTGCGCTACGAGCTGCTGCAGAAGGTGGTCAAGGACCCCCGACGTCACCTGCTGCTGGTCACCGCCACCCCGCACAGCGGCAAGGAGTCGGCCTTCCGCAACCTGCTCGGCCTGGTCGAGCCCGCGCTGGCCACCGCCGACTTCGACACCGCCTCCGGCCGCGAACTGCTCGCCCGCCACTTCGTGCAGCGCAAACGCGCCGACGTTCGCCAGTACCTGACGAGTGAGCAGGACGGCCTGGCGGACGATTCCCTCGCGGAGAAGACCGCCTTCCCCTCGGACCGCCAGTTCAAGGACGAGAAGTACACGCTCGCCCCCGAGTACAAGAAGCTGCTCGACGACGCCATCGCCTACGCGGGCGAGCGCGTCGAGCAGGCCGGCGCGTCGGGAGGGCGCGAGTACCGCATCGCCTGGTGGTCGGCGATCGCCATGCTGCGCACCCTGGTCTCCTCCCCGCGCGCCGCGGCCAAGACCCTCACCACCCGTTCGGCCGCCGCCCTGGCCAGATCGGCGAGGGAGGCCGACGAGCTGGGTGCTCCGCTGGCCCGCGACGCCGTCGACACCGACCGGCTCGAAGGCCTGGACACCGTCCCCGGGGCCAAGGCCGACGAGGAGCGCGAGGAGCACCCGCTGACACTCCTGGCCGAGCGGGCCCGCGCACTGGAAGGCCCGGACCAGGACACCAAGCTCAAGGCACTGGTCAAGCACCTCAAGGCGCTGCTCGCCGAGGGCTACAACCCCATCGTCTTCTGCCACTACATCGACACCGCCGAGTACGTGGCCGAGTACCTGTCGGGGGAGTTCCCCGACGGGCGCAAGGCCCGCAACCTCCTCAACAAGGGCGGTAAGGACGGCTGGAAGACCACGGTCAAGGCGGTCACCGGCACCCTGTCCCCGCAGCAGCGCGTGCAGCGCATCGAGGAGTTCGCCGAGGAGGCGGCGGCCGAGGCCGCCCGGCGCGCCAAGGATGGTGAGGACGCCGTCCCGCCCACCCGGCGTGTGCTGGTCGCCACCGACTGCCTGTCGGAGGGCGTCAACCTCCAGCACTCCTTCGACGCCGTCGTCCACTACGACCTGGCGTGGAACCCCACCCGCCACGACCAGCGCGAGGGCCGCGTCGACCGCTACGGGCAGCGGCGCGACGAGGTCAAGGTCGTCACCCTCTACGGCGGGGACAACGGCATCGACGGCAAGGTGCTGGAGGTGCTGATCCGCAAGTACCGCCAGATCCGCAAGGACCTCGGCATCGCCGTGTCGGTGCCCGACGAGTCCTCCGCGGGCGTCACCGACGCCATCGTGGACTGGGTGCTCATGCGCTCGCGCACCGGCGAACAGGAGGCCCTGTTCGGCACCGACGAGGTCAGTGTCAGGGCCGACGAACTGGACGCCGAGTGGAAGTCGGCGGCCGAACGCGAGAAGCTCTCCCGCTCCAAGTACGCCCAGCGCGCCATCCACCCCCAGGACGTGGCCCGCGAGGTCACCGCCGTCCGCGAGGCCCTGGGCGCCGCCGGGGAGATCCGCTCCTTCGCGGAGAGCTCCCTGCGCGAACTGGAGGCGATCCTGCGCCCGGCCGACGGCGGCTTCACCGCCGACGTGTCCGGGACCCCGGCGGGGCTGCGCGACGCGCTCGCCCCCGTCCTCGGCCCCGCCGCGATCGACGACGGCGTCCGGGTCCCGTTCAGGGACACCGCGGCCGTCGCCCGGGGAGAGGCCGCCCTGGTCCGTACCGATCCGGTGGTGGGCGCCCTGGCCTCCCACGTCCTCGACGCCGCCTTGGACCCGGACACCCACGGCCCGCGCCCGGCCCGCCGCTGCGGGGTGGTGCGCACCACGGCCGTGGGCAAGGCCACCACGCTGCTATTGGTGCGCTACCGCTTCCACCTCACGCTGCCCTCCCGGCACGGAACCCGGCAGCTCGTCGCCGAGGACGCCCGCATGCTCGCCTTCCGGGGCGCACCCGAGCGCGCCGAATGGCTCGATCCCGCCGAGGCCGTCGCACTGCTCGACGCCGAGCCGGACGCCAACGTCGATGTGCAGCCGGCCGAGCGCCGCATCGCCAAGCTCGTCGACGGCCTGCCCCACCTCGACGAACACCTGGTCGCCTACGGCAACCGGCTCGCCGAGGAGCTCGACCGGTCGCACCGCCGCGTACGCCAGGCCGACACCAGCCGGTCCCGCGAGATCGTCCGAGGCCTGAAGGTCGAAGCCCAGCCGAACGCCGACATCCTCGGCGCCTACGTCTACCTGCCCGTCGCCAACCCCGCCGCCCCCGCCGGAGGTCACGCCTGA